AGCTGGTTGTCCTTGCCATAGGCGGTCAGCCCACCGGGGATGCCCGGCGCGTCCCTGGCGAAGTCGCGGATCAGCCAGTGATCGAACGACATGATGGCCACCTTGCCCTTGTAGCGCTTGAGCAGCCGGCCGACGGCTGCCACCAGGCCCGCGTCATGGCCGGGAACGCCTTTCAGCTCGACCACCAGCGGCACGCGGCCGTCGATCAGGTCGAGCGCTTCCTGCAGCGTCGGCACATGGTCCTTGGTGCCGCCGATCCTGAGCGTCGCCAGTTCGGCTGCGGTGCGTTGCCAGATGAAGCCGTCCTCGCCAGTCAGGCGCTTCAGGTCGCCGTCATGGATGATCACCGGGACGCCATCCGACGAGAGATGCACGTCGCATTCGATGGCATAGCCGCGTTCGGCCGCCGCGGCGAAGGCCGAC
This region of Mesorhizobium sp. M2A.F.Ca.ET.046.03.2.1 genomic DNA includes:
- a CDS encoding glycerophosphodiester phosphodiesterase; this translates as MTDLSWLIARPVAHRGFHDMNKTRWENTLSAFAAAAERGYAIECDVHLSSDGVPVIIHDGDLKRLTGEDGFIWQRTAAELATLRIGGTKDHVPTLQEALDLIDGRVPLVVELKGVPGHDAGLVAAVGRLLKRYKGKVAIMSFDHWLIRDFARDAPGIPGGLTAYGKDNQLIEAHFAMLAHDLAFTSYAAGDLPNPFVSFVREKLKMPVITWTVHDQPAVDLTFKYADQMTFEGFEPGLVRVA